From the genome of Muricauda sp. SCSIO 64092, one region includes:
- a CDS encoding nitroreductase family protein, with product MISMAAIGYDTCPMEGSDTLRIKKILGLPWGAEINMVIGCGVRAENGVYGPRFRVPFEAVYHKI from the coding sequence ATGATCAGTATGGCCGCCATTGGTTATGATACCTGTCCCATGGAAGGAAGTGATACCTTACGGATAAAAAAGATATTGGGCTTACCCTGGGGAGCAGAGATAAACATGGTCATTGGCTGTGGGGTAAGAGCGGAAAATGGGGTTTATGGCCCAAGGTTTAGGGTGCCTTTTGAAGCGGTTTACCACAAAATCTAA
- a CDS encoding biotin-dependent carboxyltransferase family protein: MLKVLKSGFYTTVQDKGRFAWKHKGVPVSGTMDDMARHRINTLLENPSDATVLEITMTGPTLLFERRTYICLGGAELSATLNNEPIENYRVYPVAQGDILSYGRLEKGFRGYLGIKEGFVFKNVLGSTSQYIPLTNKQCIKEGDEIEYYPIRSFDPKLTNLKVGDYLENQELRVNPGPEFGILTQKQQEQLFDLKFSVSKENNRMAYQLEEKIEEHSITMLTSATLPGTVQLTPAGKLIVLMKDGQTTGGYPRILQLTKESISILAQKKAGDTIQFIYG; the protein is encoded by the coding sequence ATGCTTAAGGTTCTAAAATCCGGTTTTTATACCACTGTTCAGGACAAAGGAAGATTTGCATGGAAGCATAAGGGCGTTCCGGTTTCCGGGACCATGGACGATATGGCAAGACATCGGATCAATACACTTTTGGAAAATCCTTCCGATGCCACCGTTTTGGAAATTACCATGACGGGCCCCACACTCTTATTTGAGCGACGGACCTACATCTGTTTGGGGGGTGCAGAGCTTTCGGCTACCTTAAACAATGAACCCATTGAAAATTATCGGGTGTATCCTGTTGCCCAAGGGGATATTTTATCCTATGGCCGACTGGAAAAAGGGTTTCGAGGCTATTTGGGCATAAAAGAGGGATTTGTTTTTAAGAATGTATTGGGAAGTACCTCTCAATACATCCCGTTGACCAACAAACAATGCATAAAGGAAGGTGATGAAATAGAATACTATCCTATTCGATCGTTTGATCCCAAATTGACCAACTTAAAGGTAGGGGACTATTTGGAAAACCAGGAACTCAGGGTAAATCCGGGACCGGAATTTGGAATTTTAACCCAAAAACAACAAGAACAATTGTTTGACCTTAAGTTTTCGGTTTCCAAGGAAAACAATAGGATGGCCTATCAGTTGGAAGAGAAAATCGAAGAACATTCCATCACAATGCTTACTTCGGCAACACTGCCGGGGACGGTGCAACTGACACCTGCGGGAAAACTCATCGTTTTAATGAAGGATGGTCAGACCACGGGGGGCTATCCAAGAATATTGCAGTTGACAAAAGAAAGTATATCCATATTGGCCCAAAAAAAAGCAGGGGACACCATTCAATTTATTTACGGTTAG
- the pxpB gene encoding 5-oxoprolinase subunit PxpB: MSLFPITVKPFGDTAILMEWPQKVDEAILNDIIGFQEFLKTVLEAKWVMVPSYNSLTLICQKSDFEFTGFKDKLLEWYAAPRAEFTLKRNLWKLPVCYNLDFGLDLETTAQKLLISVEELIQRHTSHRYTVYSIGFLPGFMYLGGLPENLETKRRASPRLHVTKGSVGLAGKQTGIYPQDSPGGWNIIGRCPVPMFNLNRKDPCFINVGDQIQFVPIERATFDLKIIEAEVGIYQPEKIVLDA; this comes from the coding sequence GTGAGTTTGTTCCCCATTACCGTAAAACCTTTCGGTGATACCGCAATTTTAATGGAATGGCCGCAAAAAGTTGATGAGGCCATCCTTAACGATATCATTGGTTTTCAAGAATTCTTAAAAACCGTCTTGGAAGCAAAATGGGTTATGGTTCCGTCCTATAATTCGTTGACTTTAATCTGTCAAAAATCCGATTTCGAATTTACCGGTTTTAAGGACAAACTTCTAGAATGGTACGCCGCTCCCCGTGCTGAATTCACCCTAAAACGAAACCTGTGGAAACTTCCTGTCTGCTATAATCTGGATTTTGGACTTGATTTGGAAACCACCGCGCAGAAATTGCTTATTTCGGTGGAAGAGTTAATACAACGCCATACTTCACATAGGTATACGGTGTATAGTATTGGCTTTCTTCCAGGGTTTATGTATTTAGGGGGATTACCAGAGAATTTGGAGACGAAAAGAAGGGCAAGCCCAAGGCTTCACGTTACTAAAGGCTCGGTGGGACTGGCGGGAAAACAGACGGGAATATATCCCCAGGACTCGCCGGGAGGATGGAACATTATTGGAAGATGTCCAGTACCCATGTTCAATTTAAATCGTAAAGATCCCTGTTTTATCAATGTTGGGGATCAGATTCAGTTTGTTCCCATTGAACGTGCGACCTTCGATTTAAAAATAATAGAGGCCGAAGTTGGAATTTATCAACCTGAAAAAATAGTCTTGGATGCTTAA
- the pxpA gene encoding 5-oxoprolinase subunit PxpA, giving the protein MKWIDLNSDVGEGIGNEAQLMPFLSSCNIACGGHAGDERTMGATIRIARQFNVKLGAHPGYPDKKNFGRKVMDISTNDFIASIQGQLALFLKVLKEEGGELHHIKPHGALYNEIARNTHLAMVFLDAVKAFDHIPIYVPFCSKIEEEAEKRGISIKLEAFADRNYNADRSLVSRSEGNALIQAPEEVLQHLLKMVHEKKIRSIQGLEIEIKADTFCIHGDTPRALEILTYLHSELPNHNIQIRK; this is encoded by the coding sequence ATGAAATGGATTGATTTAAATAGCGATGTGGGGGAGGGTATTGGCAATGAAGCCCAGTTAATGCCGTTCCTAAGTTCATGTAATATTGCCTGTGGTGGACATGCAGGGGATGAACGTACTATGGGGGCTACGATTCGTATTGCCCGACAGTTTAATGTAAAGCTGGGGGCCCATCCCGGTTATCCCGACAAAAAGAATTTTGGAAGAAAGGTCATGGACATTTCCACAAACGATTTTATCGCAAGTATTCAAGGACAATTGGCCCTATTTTTAAAGGTTTTAAAGGAAGAGGGAGGGGAGTTGCATCATATTAAACCACATGGTGCGCTTTATAACGAAATAGCGAGGAACACCCATTTGGCCATGGTTTTTTTGGATGCAGTCAAGGCGTTTGACCATATTCCCATTTACGTGCCATTTTGCTCCAAAATTGAGGAGGAAGCCGAAAAAAGGGGAATTTCGATAAAATTGGAAGCCTTTGCGGACCGGAATTACAATGCCGACCGCAGCTTGGTTTCCAGAAGCGAAGGGAATGCTTTGATCCAAGCCCCGGAAGAAGTGCTCCAACACCTATTGAAAATGGTTCATGAAAAGAAAATACGGTCCATACAAGGGTTGGAAATTGAAATAAAAGCAGATACTTTTTGTATACATGGAGATACGCCCCGTGCATTGGAAATATTAACGTATCTTCATAGTGAATTGCCAAATCATAACATTCAAATTAGAAAGTGA
- a CDS encoding Nramp family divalent metal transporter, producing the protein MHCWESVIFCGEKNHFLKRIGPGVLIAAAFIGPGTITACTLAGVSFGYALLWAMLFSVLATMVLQEMAARLGVVTRMGLADAIRDQLQIKWIRVAVIGIILSAILIGNAAYEAGNIGGAVLGLEAIFDKGNNSYFALIIGGIAFLLLWLGNYKMLEKVFIFLIALMSLSFLITAVLTKPNLLGLAKGLFVPSIPEDGLLTIIALIGTTIVPYNLFLHASLVNEKWKKQSDVKMARSDTVISIGLGGLVSMSIIVAAAAIPLQEVTMATDLAKGLEPLFGNMARYFMGIGLFAAGITSSITAPLAAAYVANSCFDWNAGLKDARFRMVWITILLVGVATLLFNFKPIEVITFAQVANGVLLPIIAILLVWIVNKGQVMGSYKNSVPQNFYGIVIIGICLVLGLKSIVKVLGLF; encoded by the coding sequence ATGCATTGTTGGGAAAGTGTTATTTTTTGTGGTGAAAAAAATCATTTTTTGAAAAGAATAGGACCAGGGGTTTTAATTGCCGCCGCGTTTATAGGACCGGGCACCATTACGGCCTGTACTTTGGCCGGAGTATCTTTTGGATATGCCCTGTTATGGGCCATGTTGTTTTCCGTTTTGGCAACAATGGTCCTACAGGAAATGGCAGCTAGATTGGGCGTTGTTACAAGAATGGGGTTGGCCGATGCCATTCGTGACCAATTGCAAATAAAATGGATTCGCGTTGCTGTCATTGGCATCATTTTGTCGGCTATTTTAATAGGTAATGCGGCTTATGAAGCCGGAAATATAGGAGGTGCCGTTCTTGGTCTTGAAGCTATTTTTGACAAAGGAAACAATTCCTATTTTGCACTGATCATTGGTGGGATAGCCTTTCTATTATTATGGCTGGGAAACTATAAAATGCTTGAAAAAGTCTTTATATTCCTTATCGCATTGATGAGCTTGTCCTTTTTGATAACGGCAGTCCTCACAAAACCCAATCTATTGGGATTGGCCAAAGGCCTTTTTGTTCCCTCAATTCCCGAGGACGGATTACTGACCATTATAGCCCTAATAGGGACCACAATTGTACCTTATAACCTCTTTCTACATGCTTCATTGGTCAATGAAAAATGGAAAAAACAGTCCGATGTAAAAATGGCACGGTCAGATACCGTAATTTCCATTGGATTGGGGGGATTGGTTTCAATGTCCATTATCGTAGCCGCTGCAGCGATTCCCCTGCAAGAAGTTACAATGGCAACGGATTTGGCCAAAGGACTTGAACCGCTTTTTGGGAATATGGCACGTTATTTTATGGGAATTGGCCTTTTTGCCGCTGGAATTACCTCATCCATTACTGCACCATTGGCAGCAGCCTATGTGGCCAATAGTTGCTTTGATTGGAACGCCGGTTTAAAGGATGCGAGGTTTCGGATGGTCTGGATAACGATTTTGCTGGTAGGGGTGGCCACCTTGCTCTTTAACTTTAAGCCCATTGAAGTCATTACGTTTGCACAGGTTGCGAATGGGGTACTTCTTCCCATCATAGCTATTTTATTGGTCTGGATAGTCAATAAGGGGCAGGTGATGGGTTCGTACAAAAATAGCGTACCACAAAATTTTTATGGTATTGTCATAATAGGGATATGCTTGGTTTTGGGATTAAAAAGTATAGTTAAGGTTTTAGGATTGTTCTGA
- a CDS encoding pyridoxal phosphate-dependent aminotransferase, giving the protein MDTIDRRKWLKTAGLSSGFTLLGGFGTWAATSNAYMDSEGENPIAKLNSNENPYGPSKRVRSTITNAFDKACRYPSLVFRPLLEQIAKKEGVGTDHIVVTGGSTEGLKATGLTYGIGGGEIIAADPTFQAMLRYAEGFGAYVHRVPVDEQMGHDLEAMSQRINNRTRLVFICNPNNPTGTLLDKDILRDFCSSVSKKTVVFSDEAYYDFITESDYPSMVELVKEGMNVIVSKTFSKVYGLAGMRIGYLVARPDIAKRLQKNIMAMTNVLAIEAAKEALKDDDFYKFSLLKNLEAKNRIYQTLDDLNLTYVKSHTNFVFFKTGRPITQMIAEMKKENVMIGRPFPPFYEWARISSGTASDMSRFDLALKKVLG; this is encoded by the coding sequence ATGGATACTATTGATCGTAGAAAATGGTTAAAAACCGCGGGCTTGAGCAGTGGTTTTACACTCTTGGGCGGATTTGGCACATGGGCCGCTACATCCAATGCATACATGGATTCCGAAGGGGAAAATCCCATCGCCAAGCTCAATTCCAATGAAAACCCGTATGGACCTTCAAAACGGGTGCGTTCCACAATCACCAACGCCTTTGACAAGGCCTGTAGATATCCCTCACTGGTATTTAGACCCCTTTTGGAGCAAATTGCCAAAAAGGAAGGGGTTGGAACGGACCACATTGTGGTTACGGGCGGATCTACCGAAGGGTTGAAGGCCACTGGGCTTACTTATGGTATTGGTGGTGGCGAAATCATAGCGGCGGACCCCACTTTCCAGGCCATGCTGCGTTATGCAGAAGGTTTCGGTGCCTATGTCCATAGGGTTCCCGTGGACGAACAAATGGGGCATGATTTGGAAGCCATGTCCCAACGGATCAATAACCGAACGCGATTGGTATTTATCTGTAATCCCAATAACCCAACAGGAACCTTGCTCGACAAGGATATCCTTAGGGATTTCTGTAGCTCGGTAAGTAAAAAAACCGTAGTGTTCAGTGATGAAGCTTATTATGATTTTATTACTGAATCGGATTACCCTTCCATGGTGGAATTGGTAAAAGAAGGGATGAATGTCATTGTTTCCAAAACATTTTCCAAGGTTTATGGATTGGCCGGGATGCGAATTGGTTATTTGGTGGCAAGGCCCGATATAGCCAAACGCCTGCAAAAAAACATTATGGCCATGACCAACGTTCTTGCCATTGAAGCTGCCAAGGAAGCTTTAAAAGACGATGATTTTTACAAATTCAGCTTGTTGAAGAATTTGGAAGCCAAAAACAGGATTTATCAAACCCTGGATGATTTGAATTTAACGTACGTGAAATCGCATACGAATTTTGTTTTCTTCAAAACCGGGAGGCCCATTACCCAAATGATTGCTGAAATGAAAAAAGAAAACGTGATGATAGGAAGGCCTTTTCCCCCATTTTACGAATGGGCAAGAATCAGTTCCGGCACCGCATCGGATATGTCACGTTTTGACCTAGCACTGAAAAAAGTCCTGGGCTAA
- a CDS encoding metal-dependent hydrolase, which yields MDSLTQIVLGASVGEAVLGKKVGNKALLWGAVAGTIPDLDVLSNYFLDTVTAIEVHRGFSHSIFFALLFAPLFGGLVWKVYAKRQASWMDWSLLFFWCLFTHPLLDAFTTWGTQLFWPLEIRLAFQSIFVIDPLYTLPFLIVVLMVLRLKKSNPRRKQLNRWGLIISSGYLVVTLILKGFANHSFAQALEQQKISYSGLSTRPAPFNTILWMANVDTQDAYLIGEYSFFDTKPISFKRIPKNHHLLETFASDDKVKRLIRITEGWYAMTKKGERLYFNDLRFGLLSLDPEETQFVFSYELRHTTDGLEFHEVPKFRGDAQRLLHALWERLKGN from the coding sequence ATGGATTCACTCACACAAATTGTTCTTGGCGCTTCGGTTGGTGAGGCCGTTTTGGGAAAAAAAGTGGGCAACAAAGCTCTGCTATGGGGCGCTGTAGCCGGAACAATCCCGGATTTGGATGTATTGTCCAATTATTTTTTGGATACGGTAACCGCCATAGAAGTACATCGTGGGTTCAGCCATTCGATTTTTTTCGCGCTCTTGTTTGCCCCCTTGTTCGGTGGGTTGGTGTGGAAGGTTTACGCTAAAAGGCAAGCGTCATGGATGGACTGGTCCCTTTTGTTTTTTTGGTGCCTTTTTACACATCCTTTGCTGGATGCCTTTACCACATGGGGAACACAACTATTTTGGCCTTTGGAAATCCGTTTGGCATTCCAGAGCATCTTCGTGATCGATCCCTTATATACCCTACCCTTTTTGATTGTTGTACTTATGGTGTTACGGCTGAAAAAATCAAATCCAAGGAGAAAACAACTGAACCGCTGGGGACTTATCATCAGTTCAGGTTACTTAGTGGTCACCCTGATTTTAAAAGGTTTTGCCAACCATAGCTTTGCCCAGGCTTTGGAACAACAAAAAATCTCCTACAGTGGCTTGTCAACAAGACCGGCCCCCTTCAATACCATACTCTGGATGGCCAATGTGGATACCCAGGATGCGTATCTCATTGGGGAATACTCCTTTTTTGATACCAAACCTATTTCCTTTAAACGTATACCCAAAAACCATCACCTATTGGAAACTTTTGCCTCCGATGATAAAGTAAAAAGGCTCATTCGGATTACGGAGGGTTGGTATGCCATGACAAAAAAGGGGGAAAGGCTTTATTTTAATGATTTGCGTTTTGGCCTTTTGAGCTTGGATCCCGAGGAGACACAGTTCGTCTTTTCCTATGAACTTCGGCATACGACAGACGGACTGGAATTTCATGAGGTTCCCAAATTTCGGGGGGATGCCCAAAGATTGCTCCATGCCCTTTGGGAAAGGCTTAAGGGAAACTAG
- a CDS encoding Crp/Fnr family transcriptional regulator: protein MLRRFFEGFGPLSAPNMDFLLDQCTEGTLNKGDKLIQPSQKVDSIYFFERGFLHYYSYSNLGERVTLKVISPNSCWTIMDSFFHQKSTMDECQALTDVQYCELKRSGYAAIKSENQQLANFIQTITEYILSAKVVEANKNSKLSVEERYLDLLQNNPAMVQEVPVSIIASYIGTSRETLHRIRRKLTAA from the coding sequence ATGCTTCGAAGATTTTTTGAAGGTTTTGGACCGCTTTCAGCCCCGAATATGGATTTTCTCTTGGATCAATGTACGGAGGGAACCTTAAATAAGGGGGATAAGCTGATACAACCCAGTCAAAAAGTGGATAGCATTTATTTTTTTGAAAGGGGTTTTCTTCATTACTATTCCTACAGTAATCTGGGCGAAAGGGTTACCCTAAAAGTAATTAGCCCAAACTCCTGTTGGACCATTATGGATAGTTTCTTCCATCAAAAGTCCACCATGGACGAGTGTCAGGCCCTTACCGATGTGCAATACTGTGAGTTAAAGCGGTCTGGTTATGCAGCGATAAAATCAGAAAATCAACAACTGGCCAATTTCATTCAGACGATCACCGAATATATTTTATCGGCCAAAGTTGTAGAGGCCAATAAGAATTCCAAATTGTCCGTTGAAGAGCGATACCTCGATTTATTGCAAAACAACCCCGCTATGGTGCAGGAAGTACCCGTTAGTATTATCGCCTCCTATATTGGCACTTCCCGGGAAACCCTACACCGAATTCGACGTAAACTCACCGCCGCATAA
- a CDS encoding serine hydrolase domain-containing protein produces METLDENSYVSLEHNNKVLGKELRIALQQAVDSYFHRAIAAGEVVGAGVSIVHGKQVLLADGFGIKNSLTGKKVDGQTVFRLGSLSKGFTGVLASDLKREGILAWEDRVSDCIPEFELGNRENTENITLAHLLSHTSGAPYHSYTNLVEAGLPLDEIAGRFAEVQPISRPGEMYSYQNALFALSGEMMEKITGEEITTSLEERFFKPLEMCATTMDFEALGKIGNKAKPHVKSRRGWKSERLTNSYFNAVAAGGINSNAEDMAKWMQLLLGHRPDVMTRETLKEAFTPFVEIPGRQKYYQRWPGHTASYYGFGWRIHTYRSGNPTVENTMWHHGGSVNHFRNEIAVFPEEDLGICVLLNNQSRIAQRIIIDLYCIVQEVIRVHTVETPLDRSVASSQPSESAGT; encoded by the coding sequence ATGGAAACCTTGGATGAGAATAGCTATGTATCCCTAGAACATAATAATAAGGTTTTAGGCAAAGAGCTGCGGATTGCCCTGCAACAGGCCGTTGATTCCTATTTCCATAGGGCCATAGCCGCTGGGGAAGTTGTGGGTGCCGGTGTAAGCATTGTACATGGGAAACAAGTGCTCTTGGCGGACGGATTCGGAATAAAGAATAGCCTTACGGGTAAAAAGGTAGACGGGCAAACGGTCTTCCGACTGGGTTCGCTTTCAAAGGGATTTACGGGGGTGCTTGCTTCAGATCTAAAGCGTGAAGGAATATTGGCCTGGGAAGACAGGGTCAGTGACTGCATTCCCGAATTTGAATTGGGAAATCGGGAGAATACCGAAAACATCACACTGGCCCATTTATTATCACATACCTCGGGAGCACCCTATCACAGCTACACAAACCTGGTGGAGGCAGGGCTACCCCTGGATGAAATCGCAGGCCGATTTGCTGAGGTACAGCCTATAAGTAGGCCAGGGGAAATGTATAGCTATCAAAACGCACTATTTGCGCTCTCCGGGGAAATGATGGAGAAGATTACCGGGGAGGAGATTACCACATCCTTGGAAGAACGCTTTTTCAAACCGCTTGAAATGTGCGCGACTACCATGGACTTTGAGGCACTTGGGAAGATAGGGAATAAAGCCAAACCACATGTCAAATCCCGACGTGGATGGAAATCCGAAAGGCTTACTAACTCCTACTTTAATGCCGTTGCTGCGGGGGGCATCAATTCGAACGCCGAGGATATGGCGAAATGGATGCAGCTTTTGCTCGGTCATCGTCCTGATGTAATGACACGCGAAACCTTAAAGGAGGCCTTTACACCATTTGTTGAGATACCGGGGAGGCAGAAGTACTATCAACGCTGGCCCGGACATACGGCCTCGTATTACGGTTTTGGCTGGAGGATCCATACCTACCGCTCAGGTAACCCAACGGTCGAAAACACCATGTGGCACCATGGGGGAAGTGTCAACCACTTCCGCAATGAAATAGCGGTCTTTCCTGAGGAAGATTTGGGTATTTGCGTACTGCTGAATAATCAATCCAGAATAGCCCAGCGCATAATCATTGATCTCTACTGTATCGTTCAGGAGGTCATTCGGGTCCACACGGTGGAAACGCCTCTTGATCGGTCAGTGGCCAGCTCCCAACCTTCGGAATCAGCTGGAACGTAA
- a CDS encoding transposase: MKIRRLSEFQGRFVYPNFDTDHELLMESFLDTRLGVIYQAVPWMELVSVFGLREPRKGPRPMFSPRGKIALMFLKHYAGCSDRKLIEHLNSNVHYQIFCDIVVPVGPPITNYKIVSDIRCELADRLNTGKVQQVLADKWVPYMSDLGSICMDATCYESDMRHPTDIKLLWEAVEWNHRLLREHCKVLGLPLPRTKFNKWAGRYSGHSKSRRPSKKQRRGMTRGLLRLLDKLHPILSELEKEHAISYGSDRSKRRRATATILRQQAQQFHKGTKPTGRIVSLDRPYIRPIKRGKEVRATEFGAKVNKLQVDGISFIEHLSFDNFNEGTRLKRTVWLAQPLFRTKTKMLGADAIYATNANRNFVTANGIKTDFKRKGKKTGHHEHFGILAKMITKERATRLEGSFGTDKEHFLLKKIKARTEKTEMLWIFFGIHTSNALKIGQRIQNQTQKAA; this comes from the coding sequence ATGAAGATACGTCGATTATCCGAGTTTCAGGGCCGTTTTGTCTATCCAAATTTTGACACCGACCATGAACTGTTGATGGAATCCTTTTTGGATACCCGTTTGGGCGTTATTTACCAGGCGGTCCCATGGATGGAACTTGTATCCGTCTTTGGTCTCAGGGAACCAAGAAAAGGCCCCCGTCCGATGTTCTCCCCACGCGGGAAGATTGCACTGATGTTCCTAAAGCACTATGCCGGCTGTTCTGACAGAAAGCTTATCGAGCACCTGAACTCCAATGTCCACTATCAGATATTCTGTGACATTGTGGTCCCTGTGGGCCCTCCCATCACAAACTACAAGATCGTGAGCGATATCCGTTGCGAGCTTGCGGACAGGCTCAATACCGGAAAGGTGCAGCAGGTGCTTGCGGACAAATGGGTGCCCTACATGTCCGACCTTGGCAGTATCTGCATGGACGCCACCTGTTACGAGAGCGACATGCGCCATCCCACCGACATCAAGCTGCTCTGGGAGGCCGTGGAGTGGAACCACCGCCTGCTCAGGGAACACTGCAAGGTGTTGGGACTGCCGCTTCCCCGCACCAAGTTCAACAAGTGGGCAGGGCGGTACAGTGGCCACAGCAAGTCCAGAAGGCCGTCAAAGAAACAGAGAAGGGGCATGACAAGGGGACTGCTCAGGTTGTTGGACAAGCTCCATCCCATATTGTCGGAGCTCGAAAAAGAGCATGCCATCTCTTATGGCTCCGACCGTTCCAAGCGGCGAAGGGCAACGGCAACCATACTACGGCAACAGGCACAACAGTTTCACAAGGGGACCAAGCCCACGGGGCGAATCGTCAGTCTTGACAGGCCCTACATCCGTCCCATCAAAAGGGGAAAGGAGGTCAGGGCCACCGAGTTCGGGGCAAAGGTCAACAAGCTACAGGTGGACGGTATCAGTTTCATCGAGCATCTGTCCTTCGACAACTTCAACGAGGGCACACGCCTCAAGCGGACCGTATGGCTCGCCCAACCCCTCTTCAGGACCAAGACAAAAATGTTGGGCGCAGATGCCATATACGCCACCAATGCCAATCGGAACTTCGTCACCGCCAACGGTATCAAGACCGACTTCAAGAGAAAGGGCAAGAAGACCGGGCACCACGAACATTTTGGGATACTGGCCAAAATGATAACAAAAGAGAGGGCGACACGTTTGGAGGGAAGCTTCGGGACGGACAAGGAACACTTTCTCCTGAAAAAGATCAAGGCCCGTACCGAAAAGACCGAGATGCTCTGGATATTTTTTGGAATCCATACATCAAATGCCCTCAAAATTGGACAGCGAATCCAAAACCAAACCCAAAAAGCGGCCTGA
- a CDS encoding YifB family Mg chelatase-like AAA ATPase, translating into MLTKVFGSAVFGVEATTITVEVNVDNGIGYHLVGLPDNAIKESNYRIAAALKNNGYKIPGKKITINMAPADLRKEGSAYDLTLALGILAASGQIKSPDIEDYLIMGELSLDGAVQPIKGALPIAIKAQEEGYKGFILPKENAKEAAIVGKLEVYGVECIQEVIDFFDVGKPLEPTIIDTREEFYNKLDFPEFDFSDVRGQESIKRCMEIAAAGGHNIILIGPPGAGKTMLAKRLPSILPPMTLHEALETTKIHSVVGKIKDMGLMSQRPFRSPHHTISDVALVGGGSYPQPGEISLAHNGVLFLDELPEFKRTVLEVMRQPLEDREVTISRAKFTVTYPSSFMLVASMNPSPGGYFNDPDAPVTSSQAEMQRYLGKISGPLLDRIDIHIEVTPVPFEKLSDDRKGESSVDIRKRVTQARELQTERFKDLEKVHYNAQMNTKQIREYCKLDEASLQLLKNAMERLNLSARAYDRILKVARTIADLENAKAITGDHISEAIQYRSLDREGWLG; encoded by the coding sequence ATGCTCACTAAAGTTTTTGGAAGTGCCGTCTTTGGGGTGGAGGCCACTACGATCACCGTTGAAGTGAATGTGGATAACGGTATAGGCTATCACCTTGTTGGATTACCGGACAATGCCATTAAGGAAAGCAATTATAGGATAGCGGCAGCACTCAAAAACAATGGTTACAAAATCCCAGGGAAGAAAATAACCATCAATATGGCGCCCGCCGATTTGAGAAAGGAAGGTTCTGCCTATGATTTGACCTTGGCATTGGGAATTCTGGCAGCCTCTGGTCAAATTAAGTCGCCCGATATTGAAGACTACCTTATCATGGGTGAACTGTCCCTGGATGGCGCCGTTCAGCCCATTAAAGGGGCCCTTCCCATTGCGATAAAGGCACAGGAAGAAGGGTATAAGGGATTTATCCTCCCCAAGGAAAATGCCAAAGAAGCGGCCATAGTCGGAAAGTTGGAAGTATACGGTGTGGAGTGTATCCAGGAAGTCATTGATTTTTTTGATGTTGGGAAGCCATTGGAACCAACGATCATTGATACCAGGGAGGAGTTTTATAACAAATTGGACTTCCCTGAATTTGATTTCTCCGATGTGAGAGGTCAGGAAAGCATCAAACGTTGCATGGAAATTGCAGCGGCAGGGGGCCATAACATCATTTTGATCGGTCCACCGGGAGCAGGAAAGACCATGCTGGCAAAGCGGTTGCCCTCAATTTTGCCCCCAATGACACTTCATGAGGCTTTGGAAACCACTAAAATCCATAGTGTGGTGGGTAAGATAAAGGACATGGGATTGATGAGTCAACGGCCCTTCCGTTCGCCCCATCACACCATTTCCGATGTGGCTTTGGTTGGAGGGGGGAGCTATCCACAGCCCGGGGAAATCTCATTGGCACACAATGGGGTCCTGTTTTTGGATGAATTACCCGAATTTAAGCGCACCGTTCTTGAGGTAATGCGACAACCCCTGGAAGATCGGGAGGTGACTATCTCAAGGGCAAAGTTTACGGTGACCTACCCCAGCAGCTTTATGTTGGTTGCCAGTATGAATCCCAGTCCAGGGGGATATTTTAATGACCCCGATGCCCCGGTAACCTCTTCCCAGGCAGAGATGCAACGCTATCTGGGAAAGATTTCCGGACCCTTATTGGACAGGATCGATATCCATATTGAGGTGACACCGGTACCTTTTGAAAAATTGTCCGATGACAGAAAGGGGGAAAGTAGTGTTGATATCAGAAAGCGGGTCACCCAAGCCCGTGAACTGCAGACCGAACGTTTTAAGGACCTGGAAAAGGTACACTACAATGCACAAATGAACACCAAGCAGATTCGGGAGTATTGTAAATTAGATGAAGCCTCATTACAACTTCTCAAAAACGCCATGGAGCGGCTAAACCTGTCTGCACGCGCGTACGACAGAATACTGAAAGTTGCCAGGACCATAGCCGATCTGGAAAATGCAAAGGCCATTACCGGGGACCATATTTCAGAAGCCATTCAGTACCGCAGTTTGGATCGGGAAGGATGGTTGGGGTGA